A window of the Candidatus Hydrogenedens sp. genome harbors these coding sequences:
- the rfbC gene encoding dTDP-4-dehydrorhamnose 3,5-epimerase, giving the protein MIIQSINECSLKGILLFKIGKFSDIRGFFTELYHREELKKAGFSETFVQDNLSKSQKGVLRGMHYQLEPHGMGKLVCCIRGGIYDVVVDLRTGSPTFGKWEGFYLTEEDLSLLWVPVGFAHGFLSLYDNTHVLYKCTSFYNMQAERSVSYRCPRIGIQWPREPLIISEKDKNAPPLEKAEYNFLYKEE; this is encoded by the coding sequence ATGATTATACAAAGTATAAATGAATGTAGTTTAAAGGGTATTTTGCTTTTTAAAATAGGAAAATTTAGCGATATACGAGGTTTCTTTACAGAACTGTATCATCGGGAAGAATTAAAAAAGGCGGGTTTTTCTGAAACATTTGTTCAGGATAATTTAAGTAAATCCCAGAAGGGTGTATTACGAGGAATGCATTATCAATTAGAACCTCATGGTATGGGCAAATTAGTTTGCTGTATCCGTGGTGGAATATATGATGTCGTCGTTGATTTGCGCACAGGTTCTCCAACTTTTGGGAAATGGGAAGGTTTCTACCTTACGGAAGAAGACCTAAGCCTTTTATGGGTACCCGTAGGTTTTGCACATGGTTTTCTCAGCCTTTATGACAATACCCATGTATTATATAAATGCACATCCTTTTACAACATGCAGGCTGAGCGTTCTGTATCTTATCGTTGTCCACGGATAGGTATTCAATGGCCTCGTGAACCTCTTATCATCTCTGAAAAAGATAAAAATGCCCCTCCTCTGGAAAAAGCAGAATATAATTTTCTATATAAAGAAGAATAA